A single genomic interval of Kiloniellales bacterium harbors:
- a CDS encoding VOC family protein yields MPVPVIDRMDHLVLTARDIETTCRFYVSVLGMIRETFDGGRVALRFGRQKINVHPYPSPIDLIARTAEPGTLDVCFVTETPLAEVVAHLETCGVAVIAGPGEQSGAEGKMQSVYFRDPDGNLIEVSNYPAG; encoded by the coding sequence GTGCCTGTGCCCGTGATCGACCGGATGGATCACCTGGTCCTGACCGCGCGCGACATCGAGACCACCTGCCGTTTCTACGTGTCAGTGCTGGGCATGATCCGCGAGACCTTCGACGGCGGGCGGGTCGCGCTCCGCTTCGGCCGGCAGAAGATCAACGTCCACCCCTACCCGAGCCCGATCGACCTGATCGCCCGTACCGCCGAGCCGGGGACCCTGGATGTCTGCTTCGTCACCGAGACCCCCCTTGCCGAGGTCGTCGCGCATCTGGAAACCTGCGGTGTCGCCGTGATAGCGGGGCCGGGCGAACAAAGCGGCGCCGAAGGGAAGATGCAATCGGTCTACTTCCGGGATCCGGACGGCAACCTGATCGAGGTCTCGAACTACCCGGCGGGTTAG
- a CDS encoding MFS transporter produces the protein MRSERLSLVFSCLGHGYMHMFTAFYFVVVLALEETWSLPYHELIELWTLGALLVGLGAIPAGWLADRWSSTGMMVVYFVGLGLSGIVCGLLDRPEALLFGLAALGLFASIYHPVGIAWLVRSAKNRGTALGINGIFGSLGVALAGLTAGVLIDAFGWRAAYIVPGVIVLLTGLALLACLALGLIVENRHDRHAEAPPTRRDMLRVYLILVLTMLIMGLIFQATQAAMPKLFDLRLGDLAGQGTLGIGALVAGVYVAGGFMQVVGGRLADRYPLKPIYVIAWFCQLPVLLAMATVSGLPLVAVAVLAVVLTAAAVPAENVLLARYTPQRHRSLAFGVKFVLSFTAAPLAIKLVALVQEQTAEFVWLFLILAGIAAIAALAAAFLPGERRLQAVPQAAE, from the coding sequence TTGCGCTCCGAACGGCTCTCCCTGGTCTTCTCCTGCCTCGGCCATGGCTACATGCACATGTTTACGGCCTTCTATTTCGTGGTCGTGCTGGCGCTCGAAGAGACCTGGTCGCTGCCCTATCACGAGCTGATCGAGCTGTGGACCCTGGGTGCGCTCCTGGTCGGGTTGGGGGCGATACCGGCCGGCTGGCTGGCCGACCGCTGGTCCTCGACCGGCATGATGGTGGTCTATTTCGTCGGCCTGGGGCTCTCCGGCATCGTCTGCGGGCTGCTCGATCGCCCCGAGGCCTTGCTGTTCGGTCTCGCCGCCCTCGGCCTGTTTGCCTCGATCTACCATCCCGTGGGCATCGCCTGGCTCGTGCGCAGCGCAAAGAACCGGGGGACGGCGCTCGGAATCAACGGAATCTTCGGCAGTCTCGGCGTCGCTCTCGCGGGCCTGACCGCGGGCGTGCTGATCGATGCCTTCGGCTGGCGCGCCGCCTATATCGTGCCCGGGGTGATCGTCCTCCTGACCGGACTCGCCCTGCTGGCCTGCTTGGCGCTCGGCCTGATCGTCGAGAACCGGCACGACCGGCACGCCGAGGCGCCGCCCACGCGCAGGGACATGCTGCGCGTCTATCTCATCCTGGTGCTCACCATGCTGATCATGGGCTTGATCTTTCAAGCCACCCAGGCGGCCATGCCCAAGCTCTTCGACCTGCGCCTCGGCGACCTGGCGGGGCAGGGGACGCTGGGCATCGGCGCGCTCGTCGCCGGGGTCTATGTCGCCGGCGGGTTCATGCAGGTGGTCGGCGGCCGCCTGGCCGACCGCTACCCGCTGAAGCCGATCTACGTCATCGCGTGGTTTTGCCAGCTGCCCGTGCTGCTGGCCATGGCAACGGTCTCCGGCCTGCCGCTGGTCGCGGTGGCGGTGCTGGCCGTCGTGCTGACCGCCGCCGCGGTGCCGGCGGAGAACGTCCTGCTGGCCCGCTATACCCCGCAGCGCCACCGCAGCCTCGCCTTCGGCGTCAAGTTCGTGCTTTCCTTCACGGCGGCGCCTCTGGCCATCAAGCTGGTCGCCTTGGTCCAGGAGCAGACGGCCGAGTTCGTTTGGCTGTTCCTCATCCTCGCCGGCATCGCCGCGATCGCAGCACTGGCCGCCGCCTTCCTGCCGGGCGAGCGGCGCCTTCAGGCCGTGCCCCAGGCGGCGGAGTAG
- a CDS encoding EAL domain-containing protein has translation MLTGGGVVAAARLGLASLRARIFRRQQRPACEQKVEAGLSGLLEMTSEAIIVADQEQHILAFNRGAEAIFGHRAEDILGRSLEDLLPERFRASHRDQLREFKEASEVSRPMMPAGRVAGLRRDGAEFLAEASIAKRRLGDETIFTVILRDVGEQSGAEQALADSKQELEARVDMLEGLQRRIEQHANDAKLSNDLLSEAQGRLADVVECISEGFALWDPEDRLILCNERFRRLYPGLYDLLRPGLAFEELVREGHTRGVLADPEGAPDAAETRSPVRSETPLSASGLQHADGRWVRVNSRKTSADHVVMTVSDVSDREETEATIRRMALEDALTALPNRAQFHMRLNEAIAQSERSGHVVGLMLLDLDRFKNVNDTLGHPAGDELLRQVSVRLLNCARRTDTVARLGGDEFAVIVTNCRDSDGVTNLADRMVREIARPFWIDEHEIHSGTSIGITIYPQDHGDTHQLLLNADLALYRAKEMGRGSWQVYDEAMNTAVKAQRQLEKDLRLALQGGQFHIVYQPRFEIASRRIVGAEALLRWRHPERGLIPPSEFIPVAESAGLIVSITQWLLHEVCQQNRSWQEQGLPPICVSVNLSPVHFKHHELVEQVEDALRGAGLESRFLELEITEGAAMAGGDASLRILECLKMIGVMMSIDDFGTGYSSLDRLKKFPVDRLKIDQSFVRDIMTDANDAAICSAAIRLGHSLNIGVIAEGVETEDQLRCLEEQGCEEAQGFLFSKPLAPEAFADFLGTNAVKMETGEIETARHAPALKRAGRGE, from the coding sequence GTGCTGACCGGCGGTGGCGTCGTAGCGGCGGCTCGCCTCGGTCTGGCCTCCTTGCGGGCGCGGATATTCCGGCGCCAACAGCGGCCGGCGTGCGAACAAAAGGTCGAGGCCGGCCTCTCCGGCCTCCTCGAGATGACTTCCGAGGCCATCATCGTCGCTGACCAAGAGCAGCATATCCTGGCGTTCAACAGAGGCGCCGAGGCGATTTTTGGTCACCGGGCCGAGGACATCCTGGGCCGGTCTCTCGAAGACCTTCTGCCCGAACGCTTCCGCGCGAGCCACCGGGACCAGCTTCGCGAGTTCAAGGAGGCGAGCGAGGTCAGTCGCCCGATGATGCCGGCGGGCCGGGTCGCCGGCCTGCGCCGCGACGGCGCCGAGTTCCTGGCCGAGGCCTCGATCGCCAAGCGGCGGTTGGGCGACGAGACGATCTTCACGGTCATTCTGCGCGACGTCGGCGAGCAGAGCGGCGCCGAACAGGCGCTTGCCGACTCCAAGCAGGAACTGGAAGCGCGTGTCGACATGCTGGAAGGTCTCCAGCGGCGCATCGAGCAGCACGCGAACGACGCCAAGCTGTCGAACGACCTCTTGAGCGAGGCGCAGGGGCGCCTCGCCGATGTGGTGGAGTGCATCTCGGAAGGTTTCGCGCTGTGGGACCCGGAAGACCGCTTGATCCTGTGCAACGAGAGGTTTCGCCGGCTCTACCCGGGGCTCTACGATCTTCTGCGGCCGGGCCTCGCGTTCGAAGAGTTGGTCCGGGAAGGCCATACGCGTGGCGTCCTGGCGGATCCGGAAGGCGCGCCCGACGCCGCCGAGACGCGAAGCCCGGTGCGCAGTGAGACGCCCCTAAGTGCGTCGGGCTTGCAGCACGCCGACGGTCGCTGGGTGCGGGTTAACTCGCGAAAGACCAGCGCCGACCACGTGGTCATGACGGTTTCCGACGTTTCCGATCGGGAGGAGACCGAGGCGACGATCCGCCGCATGGCCCTGGAGGACGCCCTGACGGCCTTGCCGAACCGGGCGCAGTTCCACATGAGGCTGAACGAAGCGATCGCGCAGAGCGAGAGGAGCGGCCACGTGGTCGGGCTCATGCTGCTCGATCTCGATCGCTTCAAGAACGTCAACGACACCCTGGGGCATCCCGCCGGCGACGAGCTCCTGCGGCAGGTCTCGGTACGGCTGCTTAATTGCGCGCGCCGGACCGATACGGTGGCGCGCCTGGGCGGCGACGAGTTCGCCGTGATCGTCACCAACTGCCGGGACAGCGACGGGGTGACGAACCTGGCCGATCGCATGGTGCGCGAGATCGCGCGCCCGTTCTGGATCGACGAGCACGAGATCCATTCCGGGACGAGCATCGGCATCACGATCTACCCGCAGGACCACGGCGATACCCACCAGCTGCTGTTGAACGCGGATCTCGCGCTCTACCGGGCGAAGGAGATGGGGCGCGGCAGCTGGCAGGTCTACGACGAGGCAATGAACACGGCGGTCAAGGCGCAGCGCCAGCTGGAAAAGGATCTGCGGCTCGCGCTGCAGGGCGGGCAGTTCCACATCGTCTACCAGCCGCGCTTTGAGATCGCCTCGCGCCGGATCGTCGGTGCCGAGGCGCTGCTCCGCTGGCGCCATCCGGAACGCGGCTTGATCCCGCCCTCCGAGTTCATTCCGGTGGCCGAGTCTGCAGGGCTGATCGTTTCGATCACCCAATGGCTGCTGCACGAGGTCTGCCAGCAGAACCGGTCCTGGCAGGAGCAGGGACTCCCGCCGATCTGCGTTTCGGTCAACCTCTCTCCGGTCCACTTCAAGCACCACGAACTGGTCGAGCAGGTCGAGGACGCCCTGCGGGGCGCCGGGCTCGAGTCGCGCTTCCTGGAGCTGGAGATCACGGAAGGCGCGGCGATGGCCGGGGGCGATGCCAGTCTCAGGATCCTCGAGTGCCTCAAGATGATCGGCGTCATGATGTCGATCGACGATTTCGGCACCGGCTATTCCTCGCTCGACCGGCTGAAGAAGTTTCCGGTGGACCGCCTGAAGATCGATCAGTCCTTCGTGCGCGACATCATGACCGATGCCAACGACGCGGCGATCTGCTCGGCCGCGATCCGGCTCGGCCACAGCCTCAACATCGGTGTGATCGCCGAGGGCGTCGAGACCGAGGATCAGCTCCGCTGTCTCGAGGAGCAGGGCTGCGAGGAAGCCCAGGGGTTCCTTTTCAGCAAGCCGCTCGCGCCCGAGGCCTTCGCCGATTTCCTGGGCACCAACGCGGTCAAGATGGAGACGGGCGAGATCGAGACCGCCCGGCACGCGCCTGCCCTCAAGCGCGCGGGTCGCGGGGAATAG
- the gcvA gene encoding transcriptional regulator GcvA, protein MPLPPVNALVVFEAAARRLSFTAAAVELGVSQAAVSRQIRSLEDHLGVALFRRLHRAVRLTAEGERLWAAVTMGLGHISETAAALRPDQGRHLVTVCTTLAFAAFWLMPRIDRFKAAYPDLELRFIASDTTVDPRAEGIDIAVRYGTGRWPGLDARRLFDEEIFPVCNPTYLEGGPALHEAADLLGASLLHQEAGEPSWLTWRDWFKSQGVMPPAKIPGPRFNNYTILIQAAQAGQGVALGWRRLVEPLVEAGSLVRPIAASLAAPDAYYTVMPEQVALTEAARALYDWLHAEAEGES, encoded by the coding sequence CCGTGAATGCCCTGGTGGTCTTCGAGGCGGCCGCGCGGCGCCTCAGCTTTACCGCAGCCGCGGTCGAACTCGGCGTCAGCCAGGCCGCGGTCAGCCGGCAGATCCGCAGCCTGGAGGATCATCTTGGCGTCGCCCTGTTCCGTCGGCTGCACCGGGCCGTCCGACTGACCGCCGAGGGCGAGCGCCTCTGGGCGGCGGTCACCATGGGCCTGGGGCATATCTCGGAGACCGCGGCCGCGCTCAGGCCCGACCAGGGACGCCATCTGGTCACCGTCTGCACGACCCTTGCCTTCGCGGCCTTCTGGCTGATGCCGCGGATCGACCGCTTCAAGGCAGCCTATCCCGATCTCGAGTTACGCTTCATCGCCTCCGACACGACGGTCGACCCGCGGGCCGAGGGCATCGACATCGCGGTGCGCTACGGCACCGGGCGCTGGCCTGGTCTCGATGCCCGACGGCTGTTCGACGAGGAGATCTTTCCGGTCTGCAATCCGACCTACCTGGAAGGCGGCCCTGCCCTGCATGAAGCGGCGGACCTGCTCGGCGCGAGCCTGCTGCACCAGGAGGCTGGCGAGCCTTCCTGGCTGACCTGGCGGGACTGGTTCAAGAGCCAGGGCGTGATGCCACCGGCCAAGATTCCGGGGCCCCGCTTCAACAACTACACGATCCTGATCCAGGCGGCCCAGGCGGGCCAAGGTGTCGCGCTCGGCTGGCGCCGGCTGGTCGAGCCTCTGGTCGAAGCCGGGTCGCTGGTTCGACCCATTGCGGCCAGCCTTGCCGCGCCCGATGCCTATTACACGGTCATGCCCGAGCAGGTCGCGCTGACCGAGGCGGCGCGGGCGCTCTATGATTGGCTGCACGCCGAGGCCGAAGGCGAAAGCTAG